A genomic window from Colletotrichum destructivum chromosome 7, complete sequence includes:
- a CDS encoding Putative S-adenosyl-L-methionine-dependent methyltransferase superfamily: MADPTPAYADPLEADNANENYADNDADSAMGVSVLESSSSMTSSIMQYREENGRTYHAFREGNLQHHLCTLTFDGELFLCPAGQDKPLCRVLDAGTGTGIWAMDFADVHPETLVTGVDLSPIQPPFVPPNVTFYIDDLEDDWTYSYKFDFVYGRMLTGSIADWPRFIHQSYEFLEPGGWIELTDILLDLQSDDGTVGPDCAAQRWAGHMREAAAIWKRPLNSCKFYKQQLAEAGFTNVTERVYKWPSNPWPKDGRFKELGQLTRGSLGMWTYENLGVGLSGLSLALFTRALGWSKEQLEVFLVDVRKDMKDRSIHGWWPIYVVYAQKPK, encoded by the exons ATGGCGGACCCGACCCCGGCGTACGCCGATCCGCTCGAAGCAGAC AACGCGAACGAAAACTACGCCGACAATGATGCGGATTCCGCCATGGGAGTC TCCGTACTCGAgtcgtcttcgtccatgACGAGCAGCATCATGCAATACCGCGAGGAAAACGGGAGGACTTACCACGCGTTTCGAGAAGGGA ACCTCCAACATCACCTATGCACACTCACCTTTGATGGGGAGCTATTCCTCTGTCCGGCGGGTCAGGATAAGCCGCTTTGCCGAGTTCTTGATGCAGGCACCGGCACTGGCATCTGGGCCATGGATTTTG CCGACGTCCACCCAGAGACACTG GTCACCGGCGTTGACCTCAGTCCGATACAGCCACCATT TGTCCCACCGAACGTAACTTTCTacatcgacgacctggaagacgacTGGACGTACTCCTACAAGTTCGACTTCGTCTATGGCCGAATGCTCACAGGCTCGATTGCCGACTGGCCGAGGTTCATCCACCAAAGCTACGA ATTTCTCGAGCCTGGAGGGTGGATCGAGCTGACGGACATCCTGCTCGACTTGCagagcgacgacggcaccgtcggcCCGGACTGCGCCGCCCAGAGGTGGGCGGGGCACAtgcgcgaggcggcggcgataTGGAAGCGGCCGCTGAACAGCTGCAAGTTCTACAAGCAGCAGCTGGCAGAGGCGGGCTTCACCAACGTCACGGAGAGGGTCTACAAGTGGCCCTCAAACCCGTGGCCGAAGGACGGCAGGTTCAAGGAGCTAG GTCAACTGACGCGAGGTTCCCTAGGCATGTGGACGTACGAGAACCTGGGCGTGGGCTTGTCCGGGTTGAGCCTGGCCCTGTTCACGAGGGCGTTGGGGTGGTCGAAAGAGCAACTGGAAGTGTTCCTGGTCGATGTGAGAAAGGACATGAAGGACAGATCGATACATGGCTGGTGGCCGAT ATACGTCGTCTACGCACAGAAACCGAAATGA